A single Candidatus Krumholzibacteriia bacterium DNA region contains:
- a CDS encoding trypsin-like peptidase domain-containing protein: MKRRRENIVPFLRLAHTGSDPEKAHEAEFEIPRPSDAELLDAYSRAVVSVVAAVGPAVVSVHTGARERGRRRPSGTGSGVVITPDGYVLTNSHVVHGAEASTAVFGDGHEAQATLVGEDPATDLAVIRCDRSGLAFAELGDSSTLQVGQLVIAVGNPLGFQSTVSTGVVSALGRALRSQDGRLIENIVQHTAPLNPGNSGGPLLDSKGRVIGINTAIIAIAQGMGFAVPSNTAKWALPQLLAHGRVRRGRIGVAGQDRPLDRRRVRHHGLAADTAVEVLSLEKGGPAERAGLREGDLIVNLNGSPVRGIDDLLRYLTEWPLERALTLTFLRGLEKREVTVLPVEYGS; the protein is encoded by the coding sequence ATGAAACGACGGCGCGAGAACATCGTGCCTTTCCTCCGGCTGGCTCACACGGGCTCCGACCCGGAGAAGGCGCACGAGGCCGAGTTCGAGATTCCCCGGCCGAGCGATGCGGAGCTCCTCGACGCCTATTCCCGCGCCGTCGTGAGCGTGGTCGCTGCCGTGGGCCCGGCCGTGGTGAGCGTCCACACGGGCGCGCGTGAGCGCGGCCGCCGCCGGCCGTCGGGCACGGGTTCCGGCGTGGTCATCACCCCGGACGGCTACGTGCTCACGAATAGCCATGTCGTGCACGGGGCCGAAGCCAGCACCGCGGTCTTCGGCGATGGTCACGAAGCGCAGGCCACACTCGTCGGCGAGGATCCGGCCACGGATCTCGCCGTGATTCGCTGCGACCGCTCCGGCCTCGCCTTCGCCGAGCTCGGCGATTCGTCGACGCTGCAAGTGGGACAGCTCGTGATCGCCGTGGGCAACCCTCTCGGCTTCCAATCCACCGTGTCCACGGGAGTGGTGAGCGCCCTCGGGCGGGCGCTGCGGAGCCAAGACGGTCGACTGATCGAGAACATCGTGCAGCACACCGCACCACTCAACCCAGGGAACTCGGGCGGGCCGCTGCTCGATTCGAAGGGTCGCGTCATCGGCATCAACACGGCGATCATCGCCATCGCTCAGGGCATGGGATTCGCCGTCCCCTCCAACACGGCGAAGTGGGCCTTGCCGCAGCTGCTCGCGCACGGCCGCGTCCGGCGCGGCCGCATCGGCGTCGCCGGCCAGGATCGACCGCTCGATCGCCGCCGGGTGCGACACCACGGCCTGGCCGCGGACACTGCCGTGGAGGTTCTCTCCCTCGAGAAGGGTGGGCCCGCGGAGCGGGCTGGCCTACGCGAGGGCGATCTGATCGTGAATCTGAACGGGAGCCCAGTACGCGGCATTGATGATCTGCTGCGCTATCTCACCGAATGGCCGCTAGAGCGAGCGCTCACCCTCACTTTCCTGCGTGGTCTGGAAAAGCGGGAAGTCACCGTCCTCCCGGTCGAATACGGCTCCTGA